A genomic stretch from Hydrogenimonas urashimensis includes:
- a CDS encoding pyridoxal phosphate-dependent aminotransferase: MLSNRIQTLSESLTIAITSLAQQLKREGKDVLGFSAGEPDFDTPQVIKDAAIRAIEEGFTKYTPVDGIPELKEAIAEKLRRDNGLHYTTDQVIASNGAKQSLFNLFQATINPGDEVIIPAPYWVTYPELVKYSGGIPVTIETDDTTAFKITPEQLEAAITPKTKMLVLTSPSNPTGSVYSREELEAIGNVLKDTDIMIASDEMYEKLVYEGTTFTAAASVSDDMFERTVTVNGLSKSVAMTGWRFGYCASADRELVKAMKKLQSQSTSNINSITQLAAIKGLDGSADADIEMMRQAFEARCEEATRLFNEIEGLCVIKPKGAFYLFVNHKAIEPDSMKFAKAMLEKAGIAVVPGAGFGTDGYFRFSFATDIETIRKGIERIAEFVKSYR; encoded by the coding sequence ATGCTTTCCAACAGAATTCAGACACTCTCGGAATCTCTTACCATTGCGATCACTTCACTGGCACAACAACTCAAACGTGAAGGAAAGGATGTCCTGGGTTTCTCCGCCGGAGAACCCGATTTCGACACGCCCCAGGTCATCAAAGATGCGGCAATCAGGGCGATCGAAGAGGGTTTTACGAAATATACGCCGGTGGATGGCATACCGGAGCTCAAAGAGGCGATTGCCGAAAAGTTGCGGCGCGACAACGGCCTGCACTACACGACCGACCAGGTGATCGCCAGCAACGGTGCGAAGCAGTCGCTTTTCAACCTTTTCCAGGCGACCATCAATCCGGGAGACGAAGTGATCATACCCGCACCCTACTGGGTCACCTATCCCGAACTCGTCAAATACAGCGGAGGCATCCCGGTCACGATCGAAACGGACGATACGACAGCATTTAAAATCACGCCCGAACAGCTCGAGGCCGCCATTACCCCCAAAACGAAGATGCTCGTTCTCACATCCCCCTCCAATCCGACCGGCTCGGTCTATTCGCGAGAAGAACTCGAGGCGATCGGGAACGTACTGAAAGATACCGATATCATGATCGCAAGCGATGAAATGTACGAAAAGCTTGTCTACGAAGGCACCACCTTCACCGCTGCCGCCTCTGTCAGCGACGACATGTTCGAAAGAACCGTCACCGTCAACGGACTGAGCAAATCGGTCGCGATGACAGGATGGCGCTTCGGATATTGCGCGAGCGCCGACCGTGAACTGGTCAAAGCGATGAAAAAACTCCAGAGCCAGAGTACATCGAACATCAACTCCATCACGCAGCTGGCGGCGATCAAAGGACTGGACGGCAGCGCCGACGCCGATATCGAAATGATGCGTCAGGCTTTCGAAGCGCGTTGTGAGGAGGCGACGCGCCTCTTCAACGAAATCGAAGGGCTTTGTGTCATCAAACCGAAAGGGGCTTTCTATCTCTTCGTCAACCACAAGGCGATCGAACCCGATTCGATGAAATTCGCCAAGGCGATGCTCGAAAAAGCGGGTATCGCTGTCGTTCCGGGCGCCGGTTTCGGAACGGACGGCTATTTCCGGTTCAGCTTCGCGACCGACATCGAAACGATACGCAAAGGGATAGAGCGCATCGCCGAATTTGTCAAAAGCTATCGCTGA
- the cysE gene encoding serine O-acetyltransferase: MTPPLYRLIVEDFHSVYRRDPAIHSKFELFFNYPGVWAIVNYRIANWFHRKGLRLIARIWMGISQFITNIDIHPAATIGRRVFIDHGIGVVIGETAIVGDDVTIYQGVTLGGVSLNPGKRHPTIERGVVIGAGAKVLGNITIGYDSKIGANSVVVRSVPPESTAVGIPAKVVTKGRDKSPLSHNKIPDINKELFEYLLKRVAVIEHILAPEHKELLEEDKKLDEIYKAFIKSMKQ; this comes from the coding sequence ATGACACCACCGCTCTATCGGCTCATTGTGGAGGATTTTCACAGTGTCTACCGGCGCGATCCGGCCATACACTCGAAATTCGAGCTCTTCTTCAACTACCCCGGTGTTTGGGCCATCGTCAACTACCGCATCGCCAACTGGTTCCATCGCAAAGGATTGCGTCTGATCGCACGCATCTGGATGGGTATCTCCCAGTTCATCACCAATATCGACATCCACCCCGCCGCGACGATCGGCCGGCGCGTCTTCATCGACCACGGCATCGGCGTCGTTATTGGCGAAACCGCTATCGTGGGTGACGATGTCACGATCTACCAGGGGGTCACCCTGGGCGGTGTCTCCCTCAATCCCGGCAAACGCCACCCCACAATAGAACGGGGCGTCGTCATCGGGGCGGGAGCGAAGGTTCTCGGCAATATCACGATTGGATACGACTCCAAAATCGGTGCCAACTCCGTCGTTGTCCGCTCGGTCCCGCCCGAATCGACGGCAGTCGGAATCCCGGCCAAAGTGGTCACCAAAGGGCGTGACAAGAGCCCCCTCAGCCACAACAAGATTCCCGACATCAACAAAGAACTTTTTGAATACCTCCTCAAACGGGTCGCGGTCATCGAACACATACTCGCTCCCGAGCACAAAGAGCTGCTCGAGGAAGACAAGAAACTGGACGAAATTTACAAAGCTTTTATCAAATCTATGAAACAATAG
- the speA gene encoding biosynthetic arginine decarboxylase: MPSTDSHDPKKIYGIHIWGEGNFVVEDGVVKINHGCKPSLMEITKRLRDEGYKGPLFLRFPHLSAQNVRNLFAHFERAKREFGYGGKFKAVFPLKVNQFPGFIIPLMEATKELEYGLEAGSKGELILAMAYTNLGKPITVNGFKDQELISIGFLAAKMGHNITLTIEGINELELIIKEAKRFGTPVPKIGLRIRLHTGGIGIWAKSGGYSSKFGLTSTELLEAMDLLKAHDLTDRLSMIHFHIGSQMNHISPLKKAIREAGNIYAELRKLGAENLHAINIGGGLAVEYSQQESQTSRNYTLEEFTNDVVFLLKEISQAKGVREPTIFTESGRYVAANHAVLVAPVLELFSQEYSEKILRLKETNPPLVQELYDLYRSISTKNAREYLHDALDHMESLLTLFDLGYIDLTDRANTETLVHLIIKKALELLRDKPSKEIKDILDRVQERYLVNFSLFQSLPDYWGLGQTFPLMPLDRLDQPPTRSASLWDITCDSDGEIAFNIDNPLYLHDVNVEKEEYFLGFFKVGAYQEILGMRHNLFTHPTEAIVRFEEDGTYRIEKILEAQNILDVLEDIDYDTKEVERRIRQLIEDSEKIEEDERKEILGKLYLYLSENGYLRTINFAE, encoded by the coding sequence TTGCCGTCGACCGATTCGCATGATCCAAAAAAGATTTACGGCATCCATATCTGGGGCGAAGGAAACTTCGTCGTCGAGGATGGAGTGGTCAAAATCAACCACGGCTGCAAGCCCTCTTTGATGGAGATTACAAAAAGACTCCGCGATGAAGGATACAAAGGACCTCTTTTTCTCCGTTTTCCCCACCTTTCCGCCCAAAATGTCCGCAATCTCTTCGCCCATTTCGAACGGGCGAAGAGGGAGTTCGGCTACGGAGGAAAGTTCAAGGCGGTCTTTCCGCTGAAAGTGAACCAGTTTCCGGGCTTCATCATTCCGCTGATGGAGGCGACAAAGGAGCTGGAGTACGGCCTCGAAGCGGGGAGCAAGGGGGAGCTGATCCTCGCCATGGCCTATACCAACCTGGGCAAACCGATCACCGTCAACGGGTTCAAGGACCAGGAACTCATAAGCATCGGCTTTCTCGCCGCGAAGATGGGGCACAACATCACCCTGACGATCGAAGGGATCAACGAACTGGAACTGATCATCAAAGAGGCCAAGCGATTCGGCACGCCCGTACCGAAAATCGGCCTGCGCATCCGACTCCACACGGGCGGCATCGGCATCTGGGCCAAAAGCGGCGGGTACAGCTCAAAGTTCGGCCTTACATCCACCGAACTGCTCGAAGCGATGGACCTGCTAAAAGCCCACGACCTCACCGACAGGCTTTCGATGATCCATTTCCATATCGGTTCCCAGATGAACCACATCTCTCCGCTGAAAAAGGCGATCCGGGAAGCCGGAAACATCTATGCCGAACTGCGGAAACTGGGTGCCGAAAACCTGCACGCCATCAACATAGGAGGTGGGCTGGCCGTCGAATACAGCCAGCAGGAGTCACAGACAAGCCGCAACTACACCCTCGAAGAGTTCACCAACGACGTGGTATTCCTTCTTAAGGAGATATCCCAGGCCAAAGGGGTGCGCGAACCGACCATCTTCACCGAATCGGGGCGCTACGTGGCCGCCAATCACGCCGTCCTCGTCGCGCCGGTCCTCGAACTCTTCAGCCAGGAGTACAGCGAAAAGATCCTGCGTCTGAAAGAGACCAATCCTCCGCTGGTTCAGGAGCTCTACGACCTTTACCGCTCCATATCGACGAAAAACGCCAGAGAGTATCTTCACGACGCCCTCGATCATATGGAGTCGCTTCTTACACTTTTCGACCTGGGCTATATCGATCTGACAGACCGGGCCAACACCGAAACACTGGTGCACCTGATCATCAAGAAGGCGCTGGAACTCCTGCGCGACAAACCGTCCAAAGAGATCAAAGACATACTCGATCGGGTGCAGGAGCGCTACCTGGTGAATTTCTCCCTTTTCCAGTCGCTTCCCGACTACTGGGGTCTCGGCCAGACATTTCCCCTGATGCCTCTTGACAGGCTCGACCAGCCCCCCACCCGCTCCGCCAGCTTGTGGGACATCACCTGCGACAGCGATGGGGAAATCGCCTTCAATATCGACAATCCGCTCTATCTCCACGATGTGAATGTCGAAAAAGAGGAGTACTTCCTGGGTTTCTTCAAAGTCGGTGCCTATCAGGAGATTCTCGGCATGCGCCACAACCTCTTCACCCATCCGACCGAAGCGATCGTACGTTTCGAAGAGGATGGCACCTATCGCATCGAAAAGATTCTGGAGGCCCAGAATATCCTCGATGTGCTCGAAGATATCGATTACGATACCAAAGAGGTCGAACGACGCATCAGACAATTGATCGAGGATTCCGAAAAAATAGAGGAAGATGAGCGCAAAGAAATACTTGGCAAACTTTACCTCTATCTCAGTGAAAATGGTTATCTTAGAACCATCAATTTTGCGGAATAG
- the hisS gene encoding histidine--tRNA ligase, which translates to MIQALRGMKDIIAPENETFTHILKTAGDIAERYGYEYIETPLLEETALFKRSVGESSDIVGKEMYQFIDKGGHDVCLRPEGTAGVVRMFIQNKLDKKGGIHRMYYHGPMFRYERPQKGRLREFHQFGCESFGEESVYEDFNIILMIKDIFDALGIGYRIKINSLGCPECMPGYREHLVSHLHDISDGLCEDCLRRIDTNPIRVLDCKNENCQALLENAPLITEKLCETCDADFSTLVRLLEAHNLPFELDPKLVRGLDYYTRTAFEFVSDEIGAQSAIAGGGRYNRLVEFLGGKPTPAVGFALGIERILELVKLPRKGREGVYLGVMVPEAVDIIVDLAHKMRQNEKVFAEYNKKSLKAHLKAADRLGVRKCAIIGEDELKTGEIWVKDLEKKEEQRIAVDRFA; encoded by the coding sequence ATGATTCAAGCCCTTCGAGGAATGAAAGATATCATCGCACCGGAAAACGAAACCTTTACCCATATCCTGAAGACGGCAGGCGACATCGCCGAACGGTACGGATACGAATATATCGAAACCCCGCTGCTGGAAGAGACGGCACTTTTCAAACGGAGCGTGGGCGAAAGCAGCGATATCGTCGGCAAGGAGATGTATCAGTTCATAGACAAAGGGGGCCACGATGTCTGTCTGCGACCGGAAGGAACGGCCGGTGTGGTCCGGATGTTCATCCAGAACAAGTTGGACAAAAAGGGAGGCATCCACCGGATGTACTATCACGGCCCGATGTTCCGCTACGAGCGTCCGCAGAAAGGACGCCTCAGGGAATTCCACCAGTTCGGATGCGAAAGTTTCGGTGAAGAGAGCGTCTACGAGGATTTCAATATCATTTTGATGATCAAGGATATCTTCGATGCCCTCGGTATCGGCTACCGAATCAAAATCAACTCCCTGGGGTGTCCGGAGTGCATGCCCGGTTACCGGGAGCACCTTGTCAGCCATCTCCACGATATCAGTGACGGCCTCTGTGAAGATTGTCTGCGTCGCATCGATACCAATCCCATCCGGGTTCTCGACTGTAAAAACGAAAATTGTCAGGCCCTGCTCGAAAACGCGCCGTTGATCACCGAAAAACTGTGTGAAACCTGCGATGCCGATTTCTCCACACTCGTCAGGCTTCTGGAAGCGCACAATCTCCCTTTCGAGCTCGATCCCAAGCTCGTCCGCGGACTCGACTACTACACCCGTACCGCTTTCGAATTCGTCAGCGATGAAATCGGTGCCCAGAGTGCCATCGCCGGCGGGGGGCGCTACAACCGTCTGGTCGAGTTTCTCGGCGGCAAACCGACACCGGCTGTTGGATTCGCCCTTGGAATCGAAAGGATTCTCGAGCTGGTGAAACTCCCGAGAAAGGGAAGAGAGGGTGTCTATCTGGGTGTCATGGTCCCCGAAGCCGTCGATATCATCGTCGACCTGGCCCACAAAATGAGACAGAACGAAAAGGTCTTCGCCGAATATAACAAAAAATCTCTCAAAGCGCACCTCAAGGCCGCGGACCGCCTGGGCGTCAGAAAATGCGCCATTATCGGGGAAGACGAACTTAAAACGGGAGAAATCTGGGTCAAGGACCTCGAGAAGAAAGAGGAGCAGCGCATTGCCGTCGACCGATTCGCATGA
- the tmk gene encoding dTMP kinase codes for MYVAFEGIDTVGKSTQVARVARAFDNVLVTKEPGGTPLGRKIRTILLEEGDLHPRSEVLLFLADRAEHTERVIRPNHDRLILSDRSFISGVAYAHVHEKIAIDTLLQLNRYATANLVPDAVVLMTIDEESLLKRLSDKKHDTIEKRGIEYMMAVQRCMEELTDLLEIDRLVVDATQSVDTITRLITQFIKERL; via the coding sequence ATGTATGTCGCTTTCGAAGGGATCGACACGGTCGGCAAAAGCACCCAGGTGGCACGGGTGGCACGCGCTTTCGACAATGTACTCGTCACCAAAGAGCCGGGAGGAACGCCACTGGGAAGAAAGATACGCACGATCCTTCTTGAAGAAGGCGATCTGCACCCGCGCAGCGAGGTGCTCCTCTTTCTGGCCGACCGGGCCGAACACACCGAACGTGTGATCCGTCCCAACCACGACAGACTGATTCTGAGCGACCGCTCTTTCATCTCCGGCGTCGCTTACGCCCATGTCCATGAGAAGATAGCCATCGACACGCTTCTACAACTCAACCGCTACGCGACAGCGAATCTTGTTCCCGATGCGGTCGTCTTGATGACGATCGACGAGGAGAGTCTGCTGAAGAGACTCTCTGACAAAAAACACGACACGATCGAAAAGCGGGGCATCGAATACATGATGGCGGTGCAGCGGTGCATGGAGGAGCTGACCGACCTGCTCGAAATTGACCGGCTCGTCGTCGATGCCACCCAGTCTGTTGATACGATTACCCGACTTATCACCCAATTTATCAAGGAACGCCTATGA
- the coaD gene encoding pantetheine-phosphate adenylyltransferase, protein MKNKKVIYPGTFDPITNGHLDIIIRATHLFDEIIVAVAESSEKRPMFSHDQRIAMAKAACGGLKSVSVQGFSSLLVEFCRQMDSSIIIRGLRAVSDFEYELQMGYANASLAPEIETVYLMPSLENAFISSSVVRSILKHDASCAHLLPPEVNRMVETARKQEA, encoded by the coding sequence ATGAAAAACAAAAAAGTGATTTACCCCGGTACTTTCGATCCCATCACGAACGGCCATCTCGACATCATCATCCGGGCGACGCACCTTTTCGACGAAATCATCGTCGCCGTGGCGGAATCGAGTGAAAAGAGACCGATGTTTTCCCACGATCAGCGTATCGCCATGGCAAAAGCCGCGTGCGGCGGTCTGAAATCTGTCTCGGTCCAGGGATTTTCGAGCCTGCTGGTGGAATTCTGCCGGCAGATGGACTCTTCGATCATCATCCGCGGACTGCGCGCCGTCAGCGATTTCGAATACGAACTGCAGATGGGATACGCCAACGCTTCCCTAGCTCCCGAGATCGAAACGGTCTACCTGATGCCGAGCCTTGAAAATGCCTTCATCAGTTCCTCTGTCGTCCGGTCGATCCTCAAACACGATGCATCCTGCGCCCATCTTCTGCCACCCGAGGTGAACAGGATGGTCGAAACAGCCAGAAAGCAAGAAGCCTAA
- a CDS encoding UbiX family flavin prenyltransferase, translated as MKLTVAVTGASGVQLGFRLLEYLPAHVSPYLIVTDNGRKVIEHESVRIYQNDDISAPMASGSFRIDAMIVTPCSMNTLAKIACGIADNLVTRAAAVMIKERKPLLLAPREMPFSAIALENMLKLSRLGVIVAPPIAGYYSDHETVEEMERFIVGKWFDLLGIENTLFKRWKNEEA; from the coding sequence ATGAAACTGACAGTCGCCGTTACAGGAGCGAGCGGAGTGCAGCTCGGCTTTCGTCTCCTTGAGTATCTTCCCGCCCACGTCAGCCCCTATCTGATCGTCACCGACAACGGCCGTAAAGTGATCGAACACGAAAGTGTCCGAATCTATCAAAACGACGACATTTCCGCCCCCATGGCGTCGGGATCCTTTCGTATCGATGCCATGATTGTCACTCCCTGCAGCATGAACACGCTGGCGAAGATCGCCTGCGGCATCGCCGACAACCTGGTGACACGCGCCGCCGCTGTGATGATCAAGGAGCGTAAACCTCTCCTGCTTGCACCGCGTGAAATGCCTTTCAGCGCCATCGCGCTCGAAAACATGCTCAAACTCTCCCGCCTCGGCGTCATCGTGGCTCCCCCGATCGCCGGATATTACAGCGATCACGAAACGGTGGAGGAGATGGAGCGTTTCATCGTAGGGAAGTGGTTCGATCTGCTCGGCATCGAAAACACCCTTTTCAAACGTTGGAAAAACGAGGAAGCATGA
- the flgA gene encoding flagellar basal body P-ring formation chaperone FlgA — MKRLPKERFRWQIPVYEIKTLLEKEGHRVRLPKSGIITFERSFIGRYPALEKEVAGKFRRHYPAIEIKSITVKPTGLKYSAFEFSKKCTLRLSEGALGRNHGTFVVKCGKKNHFFQFRIDAQLGVYKANHQIKKDRIIDLNSLRYENIPLVRMHDTPVTDLSGGRYMARQIIPADKIITARMVAPIPAVKKDERVLCIYQEGNVRIEFEATALQNGYMGNSVTVKKSDGKSIRGVVTGEKKVEIR; from the coding sequence TTGAAACGATTGCCAAAAGAGCGCTTCCGCTGGCAGATACCCGTCTATGAAATCAAAACGCTTCTGGAAAAAGAGGGACATCGTGTCCGACTGCCCAAAAGCGGCATCATCACATTCGAACGTTCCTTTATCGGCCGCTACCCGGCACTCGAAAAAGAGGTCGCCGGAAAATTCAGAAGACACTACCCCGCCATAGAGATCAAAAGCATCACCGTCAAACCGACCGGTTTAAAATACAGTGCCTTCGAATTTTCGAAAAAATGTACACTGCGGCTTTCTGAAGGCGCTCTGGGCAGAAACCACGGCACCTTTGTGGTCAAGTGCGGGAAAAAAAACCACTTTTTCCAATTTCGTATCGATGCACAGCTGGGTGTCTATAAAGCGAATCATCAAATAAAAAAAGATAGAATAATTGACTTAAACAGCCTGCGGTACGAAAACATACCGCTCGTCAGGATGCACGACACGCCGGTAACCGACCTCTCAGGCGGCAGGTACATGGCACGGCAGATAATCCCGGCAGACAAAATCATCACTGCCAGAATGGTGGCGCCGATACCGGCTGTCAAAAAGGACGAAAGGGTCCTTTGCATCTACCAAGAGGGAAACGTACGTATCGAATTCGAGGCAACGGCGTTGCAAAACGGCTATATGGGCAACAGTGTCACCGTTAAAAAATCGGATGGCAAGTCGATCAGAGGCGTCGTGACAGGAGAGAAAAAGGTGGAAATTCGATGA